One segment of Urocitellus parryii isolate mUroPar1 chromosome 5, mUroPar1.hap1, whole genome shotgun sequence DNA contains the following:
- the LOC113189612 gene encoding olfactory receptor 6C6-like, which yields MKNQSVEIQFILLGLTDDPVLQIVIFLFLFFNYILSLMGNLIIILLTLMDPRLKTPMYFFLRNFSFLEVLFRTVCIPRFLISILTGDKTISYSGCATQLFFFFLLGITEFFLLAAMSYDRYVAICKPLHYPVIMNSRVCYQLVLSYWTTGLLIIFPPLLLGLKLDFCASKVIDHFLCDISPVLQISCTDTRLIELMAFVLAVMTLVLTLFLVVLSYTFIIKTILKFPDGQQRRKAFSTCSSHMLVVSITYGSCIFMYMNPSAKERVALTKGIAVLNTSIAPLLNPFIYTLRNQQVREALKHLLQRFCSFQNNKTEFRHK from the coding sequence atgaagaatcaATCAGTGGAGATACAGTTCATTTTGCTTGGACTCACAGATGACCCTGTGCTACaaattgtgatttttctgtttctatttttcaattatatcttGAGCCTGATGGGGAACTTAATCATCATCCTCCTCACCCTGATGGATCCCCGCCTCAAGACTCCAATGTATTTCTTCCTGCgaaatttttccttcttagaaGTTTTGTTCAGAACAGTCTGCATTCCACGGTTTCTGATAAGCATTCTCACAGGAGACAAAACAATTTCCTACAGTGGTTGTGCAActcaattattcttttttttcctattagggATTACAGAGTTTttcctcctggctgccatgtcctatgaccgctatgttGCCATCTGCAAACCTCTGCATTACCCAGTCATTATGAACAGCAGAGTGTGCTACCAACTGGTGCTCAGCTACTGGACAACTGGACTCTTAATCATCTTTCCCCCTTTGCTTCTGGGACTCAAACTGGATTTCTGTGCTTCCAAAGTGATTGATCACTTCCTGTGTGACATTTCTCCAGTTCTGCAAATCTCTTGTACAGATACACGTTTAATAGAATTGATGGCTTTTGTCTTAGCTGTGATGACACTTGTTCTCACATTGTTTTTAGTGGTCCTCTCCTACACATTCATCATCAAAACCATTCTCAAATTCCCTGATGGTCAACAACGAAGGAAGGCTTTTTCTACctgttcctcacacatgctagttgTCTCTATTACTTATGGGAGCTGTATCTTTATGTATATGAATCCATCAGCAAAAGAAAGAGTGGCTTTAACTAAAGGTATAGCTGTGCTCAATACCTCTATTGCCCCTTTGCTCAACCCTTTCATTTACACCCTGAGGAACCAGCAGGTGAGAGAAGCTCTCAAGCATTTGCTCCAAaggttttgttcttttcaaaacAACAAGACAGAGTTTagacataaataa